From Pagrus major chromosome 6, Pma_NU_1.0, one genomic window encodes:
- the LOC140998552 gene encoding rho guanine nucleotide exchange factor 19 — MAQSDDRDENNHCLSGSIMSDLHSWLGNPVNRLISQIQTMWTREQLSSEFSLEDCLEESSDSLKQQEDCRSVAFIDMLDFKNVSKLFSVTMLEEENPTLSPLDDQVEGTEGHRAAEPAEEEVLSVSFQSKYIDFFPLYQDCYLQPVKEDLHRLNESVVSELITPQYVQGLQSRYSHGCHSQAMTPPSPSPRPVHRVTPCTLWQDLDEVKASGLLSSLTTREICLQERMFELIGSEASYLRSLGVAVKYFYLSKALKQTLSAMEHHILFSNIRRVMAASEKFLMDLEIRLGESVLICQVGDIVLQHCPDFHRLYVPYVTNMMYQEALVNQLLQQNRDFVYAIEKLESDPVCQRQSLKSFLVLPFQRITRIKLILEGILKLTKPGSDSVLNLETAIKAIHEVVTECDNGVRKMKQIEELVCLEMLMDFGKVKSVPLVVSGRFLVHQGPVRQLTVEADAYNSRVSFISVYLHLFSDLLIISLKKDQRFTVVDYAKFPTHVHLEHLKTEVLGLPPDSFLLHLSQCYTGQPTAMILVPQTRADKEKWMKVLSTTH; from the exons ATGGCTCAATCAGATGACAGAGATGAGAACAACCACTGTTTGAGTGGAAGCATTATGTCTGATCTACACTCCTGGTTAGGAAATCCAGTGAATCGTCTGATATCACAAATACAAACTATGTGGACCAGAGAGCAGCTTTCTTCAGAGTTTTCTCTGGAAGATTGCCTTGAAGAGAGCAGTGACTCcctgaagcagcaggaggattGTAG GTCTGTGGCCTTCATAGACATGctggattttaaaaatgtatcaaagcTGTTCTCGGTAACTATGCTTGAGGAGGAAAATCCAACTTTGTCTCCATTAGATGATCAGGTTGAAGGCACAGAAGG ACACAGGGCAGCAGAGCCAGCCGAGGAGGAAGTGCTGAGTGTGTCATTCCAGTCAAAGTACATTGATTTCT TCCCACTGTATCAGGACTGCTACCTGCAGCCGGTGAAAGAGGATCTGCACAGACTGAACGAGAGTGTTGTGTCTGAACTGATAACGCCCCAGTATGTGCAGGGTCTGCAGTCCCGTTATAGCCATGGCTGCCACTCTCAGGCTATGACCCCACCCTCTCCCTCACCTCGCCCAGTCCATAGGGTGACTCCATGTACCCTTTGGCAAGATCTAGACGAGGTGAAGGCATCTGGCCTGCTCAGCAGCTTGACAACCAGAGAGATTTGCCTTCAGGAG AGGATGTTTGAGTTGATTGGCTCTGAAGCGTCCTACCTGCGGAGCCTCGGAGTTGCCGTCAAGTATTTCTACCTGTCAAAGGCACTGAAACAGACCCTGTCTGCAATGGAgcatcacattttgttttccaatATTCGTCGCGTGATGGCAGCCAGTGAAAA GTTTCTGATGGATCTGGAAATTCGACTGGGAGAGAGCGTGTTAATATGCCAGGTTGGAGACATTGTGCTTCAGCACTGCCCTGACTTTCACAGACTCTACGTGCCATATGTGACTAACATGATGTACCAGGAGGCCCTTGTCAACCAGCTGCT GCAACAGAACCGAGACTTTGTCTATGCAATCGAGAAGCTTGAGAGTGACCCGGTGTGTCAGAGACAGAGCCTCAAGTCATTCCTCGTCCTTCCCTTTCAGAGAATAACTCGTATTAAACTCATCCTTGAG GGCATTCTGAAACTCACTAAACCGGGCTCTGACTCAGTTTTGAATCTCGAAACGGCAATCAAAGCAATTCACGAG GTAGTGACAGAGTGTGACAATGGTGTCcgaaaaatgaaacaaatcgAGGAGTTGGTCTGCTTGGAAATGCTGATGGATTTTGGCAAAGTAAAG TCAGTTCCTCTGGTTGTAAGTGGGCGTTTTCTGGTGCACCAGGGTCCTGTGAGGCAGCTGACTGTGGAGGCTGATGCTTACAACTCAAGGGTGTCCTTCATCAGCGTCTACCTCCACCTCTTCAGCGACCTTTTGATCATCTCCTTGAAGAA GGATCAGAGGTTCACAGTGGTAGATTATGCAAAGTTCCCCACACACGTACACCTGGAGCATCTGAAGACTGAGGTCCTGGGTCTCCCTCCAGACTCCTTCCTGTTGCATCTCTCTCAATGTTACACCGGACAACCCACCGCCATGATACTTGTTCCACAAACGAG GGCAGATAAAGAGAAGTGGATGAAGGTGCTGTCGACAACACATTGA